In the Solanum pennellii chromosome 5, SPENNV200 genome, one interval contains:
- the LOC107020198 gene encoding guanylate-binding protein 2-like, giving the protein MFVYNQMEGIDEAALDRLSLVTEMTRHIRVRASGGKASASKLGKFSLVFVWLPRDFYLDWVEDNHKITPRDYLQLALRPAQGGGKHVAAKNEDSVFSQYQFHMLHYLFAHTQNFTLFTPSNDGA; this is encoded by the exons ATGTTTGTATATAACCAG ATGGAAGGTATCGATGAAGCTGCGCTTGACCGCCTCTCTCTTGTCACTGAAATGACTAGGCATATTCGTGTTAGAGCCTCTGGAGGAAAGGCCAGTGCTTCTAAACTTGGGAAGTTCTCCCTAGTCTTCGTTTGGTTGCCTAGG GATTTTTATTTGGATTGGGTCGAGGACAACCACAAAATAACTCCGCGGGACTACCTTCAACTTGCATTGAGGCCAGCTCAAGGTGGTGGGAAACATGTTGCTGCTAAAAATGAG GACTCTGTCTTTTCTCAATATCAATTCCACATGTTACATTATCTGTTTGCCCATACGCAGAACTTCACACTATTTACGCCCAGCAACGATGGAGCTTAG